The proteins below are encoded in one region of Candidatus Poribacteria bacterium:
- the cas5d gene encoding type I-D CRISPR-associated protein Cas5/Csc1, which yields MYIYRCEFELMENLFFASREVNNFFQTEAVIGNYALAYALGLCSAGYHNAAEITYAQDLEKLNEAGIYVTPGTLTEQPRFTVTRFNALSDSYWYQMEQNAISVNRKRIFNPRLKARATNFPQIGRLKLLSIGNKGVFYVTSRDEFRVPRYIRLGKFMSKTKISAYRQRYRQTHAEDVSYSNYLNPNDLPSNTQIGMFDLLNIRPAPLIRQVQLSGDFYELVEDKTLLPARMQFYTDF from the coding sequence ATGTATATTTATCGATGTGAGTTTGAACTCATGGAAAACCTCTTTTTCGCTAGCCGCGAGGTAAACAACTTCTTTCAGACGGAGGCAGTCATTGGTAATTACGCCCTTGCTTATGCCCTTGGATTGTGCAGTGCGGGTTACCATAATGCTGCTGAAATCACTTACGCTCAGGATTTGGAAAAACTCAACGAGGCGGGTATCTATGTTACGCCCGGCACATTGACCGAGCAGCCACGTTTCACGGTGACACGTTTCAACGCCCTTTCTGATTCATATTGGTATCAGATGGAGCAGAACGCCATCTCGGTCAATCGGAAACGTATTTTCAATCCACGATTAAAGGCGAGAGCGACGAACTTCCCACAGATTGGAAGACTGAAGCTGCTGTCCATAGGCAACAAAGGCGTTTTTTACGTAACAAGCCGCGACGAGTTTCGCGTGCCGCGTTATATCCGTCTCGGTAAGTTCATGAGCAAAACGAAAATCTCTGCTTACAGACAGCGGTATCGTCAAACCCACGCAGAGGATGTGTCCTACAGTAATTATCTGAATCCTAACGATTTACCATCAAATACACAGATCGGTATGTTTGACCTGCTCAATATACGACCAGCACCATTAATTCGCCAAGTCCAATTGTCTGGGGATTTCTATGAATTGGTGGAGGATAAAACGCTACTACCGGCACGGATGCAGTTTTACACCGATTTTTAG
- the cas10d gene encoding type I-D CRISPR-associated protein Cas10d/Csc3: MAKRKSEIEDLLLTLGIDSGTSDILQNYMDKVANRKLRTYQKIIQYGAKAGESLYLHILNGICVLERLRPILDLDNLEVQVLFSAFSVHDLNKLSQFQDQKRSFNYLANAENISDVLTDLEIDPFFPEWQDYLKDIEVLVRAHSRFYNTYAETLDQTYNPYSLDKSRLLNYLVPIIRAMDVIDLSKTLEERAKKRDFLIELNSVFDDIQYKFVYHKVSEQRGILTNLIHNEIVRCLKSEKDLLPLLYYPEGVAYLVDQERDIHITTDEIAEIGNAVVRNIESKTRGEFIKFIQGSPAGIKVDEKCITLGVSFGEIWNEVRNIISERKYVANTKVDAMNAKCRERLEGIRDKLGEPDPNVVEHQEGQLPLFDPNGTVGQRTLLDEILETETYRLPHDDDAIRLGELVRTYYIFLNKHFSEALPDAWLHIYGLLELPLDTEDTTYHERYALFNALWDRGYIIGRDLYNTGREFDEIYELIVQNGIQFLETLETESEFGLLVDYVLKYVDFNFVAGRNRGFNTNLKRYVKDNHVQCSTCGSEFDTALWMKPDVPANIKVQQFSNRLEGGSSREPKRRVCSVCRTQYMLDKLCYNVGGSTATFFIHLYPISFFTEVFIRAFQRAQENFQNPDFPSVFLKTDDALRNYQEKTQLELTFSQTKVNGNPIPKFSEALGNILTIPVNTPGNNHTGNILFAIENALLYQRFLGSRAVLTDSSIPLFSDDEFNHLFIDHIPPAFRGWLPDNNLDSDMTQQAFKQLLNLHTIRSKIGSIDADDLVRLIRSLNYDVLELYYVTHRMIKREQAGNEPRQFVTVRDTAQLIADVVAQKGGETIMSHIKELARIAWEGRLKGESLKDNSLAKPLDVAFDSLERWQSEHETEEEARAIMSKEVARAIERLDKRFFGIKKLENISQFVTVLFDQIYKGVYQGNLLNLLENRKRIRSGYLYFITEMVPKRDRDKEEQQS, encoded by the coding sequence ATGGCAAAACGGAAATCCGAAATTGAAGATTTATTATTGACCCTTGGGATTGATTCGGGGACCAGTGACATCCTTCAAAATTATATGGACAAAGTCGCTAACAGGAAGTTACGTACCTATCAGAAGATCATCCAATATGGCGCGAAGGCTGGTGAGTCGCTCTATCTCCATATTCTCAACGGGATTTGCGTTCTGGAACGGTTACGTCCAATTTTAGATTTAGATAACCTTGAAGTTCAGGTCCTATTCAGTGCTTTCAGCGTCCATGATTTGAACAAGCTTAGTCAATTTCAGGATCAAAAGCGTTCGTTTAACTATCTGGCAAACGCAGAAAACATCAGTGACGTGTTGACTGACCTTGAGATAGACCCCTTCTTCCCGGAATGGCAAGATTATTTGAAGGATATTGAGGTCTTGGTCCGCGCCCATTCGCGGTTCTATAACACCTATGCTGAAACCCTCGATCAGACTTATAATCCGTATTCATTGGATAAAAGCAGACTTCTCAATTATCTTGTCCCGATTATCCGTGCAATGGATGTCATTGACCTATCAAAAACACTTGAGGAACGTGCAAAAAAACGGGACTTTCTCATAGAACTCAATAGCGTCTTTGATGATATTCAGTACAAATTCGTATACCATAAAGTGAGCGAACAGCGCGGTATTTTGACGAACCTCATACACAATGAGATTGTGAGGTGCCTCAAATCGGAAAAAGACTTACTGCCGCTGCTTTATTATCCTGAGGGTGTAGCGTATCTCGTCGATCAAGAACGCGATATCCACATCACAACCGATGAAATCGCAGAAATTGGAAACGCTGTTGTTCGTAACATTGAGTCGAAGACTCGTGGAGAATTCATCAAGTTTATTCAAGGCAGCCCTGCTGGTATAAAAGTTGATGAAAAGTGCATTACACTCGGCGTATCTTTTGGGGAAATTTGGAATGAAGTCCGGAATATCATCAGCGAGCGGAAGTATGTCGCAAACACGAAAGTAGATGCGATGAACGCCAAGTGTCGGGAAAGGCTTGAAGGAATTCGGGATAAGTTGGGTGAACCAGATCCGAATGTCGTTGAACATCAAGAGGGACAACTACCTCTTTTTGATCCAAATGGAACGGTTGGACAGCGAACGTTGCTTGATGAAATCTTAGAGACAGAAACCTACCGACTACCACATGATGATGACGCTATTCGACTTGGAGAATTGGTCAGAACATACTATATTTTCTTGAATAAACATTTTTCCGAGGCTCTCCCTGATGCGTGGTTACACATCTATGGACTACTTGAATTGCCGCTGGATACTGAAGATACAACCTATCATGAGCGGTATGCATTGTTCAATGCCCTTTGGGACCGCGGCTACATCATCGGACGCGATCTTTACAATACCGGTCGCGAGTTTGATGAGATTTACGAGTTGATTGTCCAAAACGGCATCCAGTTTTTAGAGACCTTAGAAACCGAAAGCGAGTTTGGACTATTAGTCGATTACGTTCTCAAATACGTTGATTTCAACTTTGTTGCTGGTAGGAATCGGGGTTTCAACACAAACTTAAAACGTTATGTTAAGGATAACCACGTTCAGTGTAGCACCTGCGGTTCGGAATTTGATACTGCCCTCTGGATGAAACCAGATGTGCCAGCAAATATCAAGGTGCAACAATTTTCCAATCGGCTTGAAGGCGGCTCATCACGTGAACCGAAACGCCGAGTCTGTAGTGTATGCCGAACCCAATACATGCTTGACAAACTCTGTTACAATGTCGGAGGCAGCACAGCAACATTTTTTATTCATCTCTACCCAATCTCGTTTTTTACGGAGGTTTTTATTCGGGCTTTCCAACGGGCACAGGAGAATTTCCAAAATCCCGATTTTCCGTCCGTTTTTCTCAAAACAGACGATGCCCTTCGGAACTATCAGGAAAAGACCCAGTTGGAACTGACGTTTTCACAGACAAAAGTCAACGGAAACCCAATTCCGAAGTTCTCAGAGGCACTCGGTAACATTCTAACGATCCCGGTGAATACACCCGGGAACAATCATACGGGGAACATTTTATTCGCAATCGAAAACGCTTTGTTATATCAACGCTTTTTAGGATCCCGTGCGGTGCTGACCGATTCGTCAATCCCACTCTTTTCCGATGATGAATTCAATCATCTGTTCATCGACCATATCCCCCCCGCATTTCGCGGATGGTTGCCGGATAACAACCTTGACAGTGATATGACGCAGCAAGCGTTTAAGCAACTCCTGAACTTGCATACCATCCGATCAAAAATTGGAAGTATTGACGCGGACGATCTGGTGCGCTTGATTCGGAGTTTAAATTACGACGTGCTTGAACTCTACTACGTAACCCACCGAATGATTAAACGCGAACAAGCCGGAAATGAACCGCGACAGTTCGTAACCGTCCGCGACACAGCACAACTTATCGCCGATGTCGTGGCACAGAAAGGAGGAGAGACGATTATGTCTCACATTAAGGAACTTGCCCGCATTGCGTGGGAAGGGCGGTTGAAGGGTGAGAGTCTCAAGGATAATTCACTCGCTAAACCGCTTGATGTCGCATTTGACAGCCTTGAACGTTGGCAATCAGAGCATGAAACTGAAGAAGAAGCACGGGCTATCATGTCCAAAGAGGTCGCCCGAGCGATTGAACGTCTTGATAAGCGGTTCTTCGGGATAAAAAAATTGGAGAACATCTCGCAATTTGTCACCGTCCTTTTTGATCAGATCTACAAAGGCGTTTATCAAGGCAATCTGCTTAATTTGCTTGAAAACCGGAAACGGATTCGTTCTGGGTATCTTTATTTTATTACCGAAATGGTCCCAAAGCGTGATAGAGACAAGGAGGAACAGCAATCATGA
- the cas6 gene encoding CRISPR-associated endoribonuclease Cas6, which produces MPISTQISLIPETDVTLRPTMGHHAHAAFLSILKESNPEVAKAVHAPAAQKPFTVSPLIGKMKKRGNLCYIRAGTECRLRFTFLNDALFQHFGKAFLTLAMPPIRLGEAVFQVRQMVSHATEERSWGKSESYAELVQSAKTDTQMSFRFYSPTAFRGMTPRGQETRKEAYLDLVRCYQSWVNKWNAFAPMEFDKTEILAFVREYIQLTSVATETKKLNFGRHSEFGWVGTCAYVFYPEDSLDPDLLRAVNCLANFAFYCGTGYKTTMGMGQTRRID; this is translated from the coding sequence ATGCCTATCAGCACACAAATCTCACTCATACCGGAAACCGACGTGACGCTCCGACCTACAATGGGACACCACGCTCACGCTGCGTTCCTTTCTATTCTCAAGGAGAGCAACCCAGAGGTGGCAAAAGCCGTTCACGCGCCCGCGGCACAGAAACCCTTTACCGTCTCACCGCTCATTGGTAAGATGAAGAAGCGAGGCAATCTGTGTTACATCCGGGCAGGTACTGAGTGCAGACTCCGATTCACCTTCCTCAATGATGCCTTATTTCAGCATTTCGGGAAAGCCTTCTTGACACTCGCAATGCCTCCGATTCGCTTGGGAGAAGCCGTCTTTCAGGTGAGACAGATGGTCTCACACGCCACAGAGGAACGGAGTTGGGGCAAATCCGAGAGTTACGCTGAACTCGTCCAATCCGCAAAAACAGATACCCAGATGTCGTTCCGATTCTACTCACCGACCGCCTTCCGCGGAATGACACCCCGCGGACAAGAGACCCGTAAAGAGGCATACCTCGATCTCGTCCGGTGCTATCAAAGTTGGGTGAACAAGTGGAATGCTTTCGCACCTATGGAATTTGACAAAACCGAGATCCTCGCGTTCGTCCGAGAATACATCCAGTTGACGAGTGTGGCAACAGAGACGAAGAAACTCAATTTCGGAAGACATAGCGAGTTCGGATGGGTGGGGACCTGTGCTTATGTCTTCTATCCCGAAGATTCGCTTGATCCCGATCTGCTCCGGGCTGTCAATTGCTTAGCAAATTTCGCTTTCTACTGCGGCACAGGCTACAAAACTACTATGGGAATGGGACAAACGCGGCGGATTGATTAA
- a CDS encoding WYL domain-containing protein, which produces MGYNDGRKQVRRILSIIDHLQKVDGITVRSLASFYDIDITRIYDDLKIIKECCNLKKDRGSYWIETERLLRWPRITAEERHVLELVIAASPLAKEARFEKSLKRVLEKLDTTLAEHIQSRLEQNTPVQLHKIEADNEIEGHLYLSEEAPPYRENNNDVEEHFRVLEEALYEQKAVRASYQPGGKSEPVVHLLHPYAIFFRKEDWYLEARSNRSDTPSLTFKIVRFRRVMLSDEPFEPSEDFSLSESLAPRWGLFSGEPINVKLKIAAHKAYLVEEKQRHPSQKIVERCADGAVIVRYEVPKEEFTFWVLSLGDAAEVLDPPEFRAEFQEIVRRMHCLYSGD; this is translated from the coding sequence ATGGGCTATAACGATGGTAGAAAACAGGTGCGACGTATCTTGAGCATAATAGACCATCTCCAGAAGGTAGACGGTATCACAGTCCGATCCCTCGCGAGCTTCTATGATATTGATATAACCCGCATCTATGATGACCTGAAGATTATCAAGGAATGCTGCAACCTGAAAAAGGATAGAGGATCCTATTGGATTGAGACAGAACGTTTGCTGCGCTGGCCCAGGATCACAGCCGAAGAGAGGCACGTCTTGGAGTTAGTGATTGCTGCTTCACCGCTTGCAAAAGAGGCGCGTTTTGAGAAATCTCTCAAACGCGTTCTGGAAAAACTCGACACCACCCTTGCGGAGCACATCCAATCGAGATTGGAGCAGAATACACCGGTTCAACTCCACAAAATCGAGGCGGATAACGAAATTGAGGGACATCTCTATCTTTCAGAGGAAGCTCCACCGTATAGGGAGAATAATAATGATGTTGAGGAGCACTTTCGCGTTCTGGAAGAGGCACTTTACGAGCAAAAGGCGGTACGTGCGAGTTATCAGCCCGGTGGAAAATCGGAGCCTGTCGTCCATCTACTCCATCCGTATGCCATCTTCTTTCGGAAGGAGGATTGGTATCTTGAAGCACGCTCCAATCGGTCAGATACCCCGTCACTCACTTTCAAAATTGTCCGTTTCCGCCGCGTTATGTTGAGTGATGAGCCGTTTGAACCCTCTGAGGATTTTTCACTCTCCGAGAGTTTAGCACCTCGATGGGGACTCTTCAGCGGTGAACCGATCAACGTAAAACTCAAAATTGCCGCACACAAGGCGTATCTGGTTGAAGAAAAGCAGCGTCATCCCTCGCAAAAGATTGTAGAACGGTGTGCCGATGGTGCGGTGATTGTCCGTTATGAAGTGCCGAAAGAGGAGTTCACGTTTTGGGTGTTGAGTCTTGGGGATGCGGCGGAGGTCTTGGACCCACCCGAATTCCGTGCGGAGTTTCAGGAGATTGTGCGCCGGATGCATTGCCTCTATTCGGGAGATTAG
- the cas2 gene encoding CRISPR-associated endonuclease Cas2 yields the protein MHYTVAYDITDDKRRNRVAKILKDSGTRIQYSVFECNTDRRALLRLQSRLEKAIDLQEDTITFYHLCTTCEKQIDRIGLKKGLDKHRTYAIMFDITS from the coding sequence ATGCATTACACAGTTGCTTACGATATTACAGATGACAAACGCCGGAACAGAGTCGCTAAAATCCTCAAAGACTCTGGCACTCGCATCCAATATAGCGTTTTTGAATGCAACACAGATCGCCGCGCCCTGCTACGCTTGCAGAGTCGGTTAGAGAAAGCGATTGATTTGCAAGAGGACACGATCACCTTCTACCATCTTTGTACGACATGTGAGAAACAAATCGATCGGATAGGTCTAAAAAAAGGTCTTGACAAACATAGGACTTACGCAATAATGTTTGACATAACCTCATAG
- the cas1 gene encoding CRISPR-associated endonuclease Cas1, with the protein MSETYIPLSQINTYVFCPRRFYYESIEGHQVVNEHVEEGKIKHENVHTAVTDRKKGDKTVSRRQYLASDALGVSGYTDLVEEKDGIPYPVEFKKAGMGNWLNDQVQLCLQGLLLEEKTGISIPHGYVFYIGSKRRRKVPFDKELRETTRRYIAEARALLESRKIPKPIHDNRCNGCSVRSICLPDEVAYLHELDDRPKRIKPALGIDNVLYVDEQGCAIKKTGERILVVRENEILRDVPLIHLGQVVISGNVNLTTPAMQTLLHAGIPVVFLSAYGRYHGALTPQVSRNSLLRCAQHRVASHPDACLALSKAFVRGKLVNMRTMLQRRKWQATDGTDSTLEPLLANIKAMQAMEKRIHKATALPELLGVEGNASSAYFGAFNFMLKSEMGFDFQRRSRRPPADATNALLSFAYSLLTADMMSAIQTVGLDPYIGFFHQLKYGKPCLALDLMEEFRPIIADSVVVTLINNRRIKSTDFMQSHGGWHLKARCRKAFYAAYETRKNETITHPVFKYKLTFQRAMELQVRLLAKYLTGEIDQYTPLTVG; encoded by the coding sequence ATGTCAGAAACTTACATTCCGCTTTCACAAATAAACACCTACGTTTTTTGTCCTCGGCGGTTCTACTATGAATCTATTGAGGGGCATCAGGTTGTTAATGAACATGTTGAGGAAGGTAAAATCAAGCATGAAAACGTTCACACAGCGGTGACGGATCGGAAAAAGGGAGACAAGACGGTCTCTCGACGGCAGTATCTCGCTTCGGACGCGCTTGGTGTGTCTGGTTATACGGATCTGGTTGAGGAGAAAGACGGTATCCCGTATCCCGTTGAATTCAAAAAGGCTGGGATGGGGAACTGGCTGAACGATCAGGTTCAACTCTGCTTGCAAGGACTCTTATTAGAGGAGAAAACAGGGATTTCGATCCCCCACGGATATGTCTTCTACATCGGTTCTAAGCGACGACGAAAGGTTCCGTTTGACAAGGAACTCCGTGAGACCACGCGCCGCTATATAGCAGAAGCACGCGCGCTCCTTGAGTCCCGAAAAATTCCGAAACCTATTCACGATAATCGCTGTAATGGGTGCAGCGTTCGATCGATTTGTTTGCCTGACGAGGTCGCTTATCTACATGAGTTGGATGACCGACCAAAACGTATTAAACCCGCACTCGGTATTGATAATGTCCTATACGTCGATGAACAGGGATGTGCGATCAAAAAGACAGGCGAACGTATTCTGGTCGTGAGAGAGAACGAAATTCTCCGTGATGTTCCGTTGATTCATCTCGGACAAGTCGTCATCTCTGGCAATGTTAATCTGACGACACCGGCAATGCAGACGCTCTTACACGCGGGAATCCCTGTCGTCTTTCTTTCTGCCTATGGACGATACCATGGCGCGTTGACACCGCAGGTGTCCCGAAATTCACTTTTGCGCTGTGCACAGCATAGGGTCGCGAGTCATCCGGACGCATGTCTTGCGCTTTCAAAGGCGTTTGTGCGCGGAAAATTGGTTAACATGCGGACAATGCTTCAACGCCGAAAATGGCAGGCAACAGACGGCACAGATTCGACATTGGAACCGTTATTGGCTAACATTAAGGCGATGCAAGCCATGGAAAAACGCATCCATAAAGCCACAGCACTTCCAGAATTGTTGGGAGTAGAAGGCAATGCTTCTTCCGCATATTTCGGCGCATTCAACTTTATGCTCAAATCGGAGATGGGTTTTGATTTCCAGCGGCGAAGTCGCCGTCCACCGGCGGACGCAACGAACGCCTTGTTGAGTTTTGCCTATTCACTACTAACAGCAGATATGATGTCAGCAATTCAAACAGTTGGGTTAGATCCTTACATCGGTTTCTTTCATCAACTCAAGTATGGTAAACCCTGCCTTGCCCTCGATTTGATGGAGGAATTCCGACCTATTATTGCAGACTCCGTTGTGGTTACATTAATCAATAATCGTCGTATCAAGTCTACAGATTTTATGCAATCCCACGGCGGATGGCATCTAAAGGCGCGTTGTCGGAAAGCGTTCTATGCCGCTTATGAGACGCGAAAGAATGAGACGATTACACACCCTGTGTTTAAATATAAACTCACATTTCAACGTGCGATGGAATTACAAGTGCGTCTTTTAGCGAAATATCTAACGGGTGAGATTGACCAGTATACGCCATTGACGGTTGGGTAA
- the cas3 gene encoding type I-D CRISPR-associated helicase Cas3', which yields MSEITINLNAGYEKISPTNAFDLKHPPLYHQQRTYDALKTNDLVINTYNTGTGKTRASLLRLFDLKNENVLFIAPTNELIHQHTNDIREFVEEHGLNFCVAEVTGQRLREWEVIDDPGYRLRNPRKLHELIQNPRDYFPEMTRQAPLILVTNPDIFYLCFYSVYSKLDSANLFSHFLQDFNYIVIDEFHYYNAKQLASFLMFFILSKEFGYFDNNGRKVCLLSATPDEKVLTYLDLIGLKYAHISPDNEPIESNSYEKIQTLSELELTIHSGKMQNLLKARPEWISDPLRSGKEGTVISSSLRTINEIKQTLQTVGLKEKIGLITGAVSKQERRDATTSFPLVLATPTVDIGYNFKKMDKSRQNIDFVCFDALYGAEFTQRIGRAGRLLGKDDTTHTSIAHAFVQGKLRAQLRQGKTYDRREFATLVKESLGEDNQFYHYIQSYAVLEAFYPLYELYRRTLEERQDRIKELFETIQQVFAPQSDTTFDEMFKKIQWHFTYETVINAFKDNTYNDYIRHQWERAAWSYCRHQAWMKGELETFEQLPKEKEKIILATLLKNNRSEIVAYAEQKYTPIQSLFNFRGSDIGIRCGIYDLNHLFQNTAKHTEYDLFHVLSHCNFIIIPRKEKYHELTGDWGNYCEFFVRADSLKTPPTRVQFNYDAGGIDRESFERQHCWGPTALKGLRLESVPLEMQDALKKKGYITCLLSKRENQYALNNILETRGQFSYPLNVAFNDGQQEYQLILGSQAFLIHAELQGRWEEKGQTT from the coding sequence ATGTCAGAGATCACGATTAATCTAAACGCAGGTTATGAAAAAATTAGTCCGACGAATGCGTTTGACCTAAAACATCCGCCGCTCTATCATCAACAGCGAACATACGATGCCTTAAAAACAAACGATCTTGTCATCAACACCTACAACACGGGAACAGGAAAAACTCGTGCTTCGTTGCTTCGACTTTTCGATTTGAAAAACGAAAATGTTTTGTTCATCGCACCGACAAATGAGTTGATTCATCAACACACAAATGACATTCGAGAGTTTGTTGAGGAACATGGATTGAATTTCTGTGTTGCTGAAGTCACTGGGCAGAGACTTCGCGAATGGGAGGTCATTGATGACCCCGGTTATCGTCTTAGAAATCCGAGAAAATTGCACGAGCTGATTCAAAACCCCCGTGACTATTTCCCTGAAATGACACGGCAAGCCCCCCTAATTCTCGTCACAAATCCCGATATTTTTTACCTCTGCTTTTACAGCGTCTATTCAAAGTTAGACAGCGCAAATCTTTTCAGTCATTTCTTACAGGATTTCAACTACATTGTCATTGACGAGTTTCACTACTACAACGCCAAGCAACTCGCCAGTTTTCTGATGTTTTTCATTCTGTCTAAGGAGTTTGGTTACTTTGATAATAACGGACGGAAGGTCTGCCTGCTTTCGGCGACACCTGATGAGAAGGTCCTCACCTATCTTGACTTGATAGGGCTGAAATACGCGCATATCAGTCCAGACAACGAGCCGATTGAAAGCAATAGTTATGAGAAAATACAGACGCTTTCTGAACTTGAATTGACGATACATAGTGGCAAAATGCAGAATTTACTTAAGGCACGCCCTGAGTGGATTAGCGATCCATTGCGCTCTGGAAAGGAAGGCACGGTTATCAGTAGTTCTCTCCGAACGATTAATGAAATTAAGCAGACGCTGCAAACGGTAGGACTGAAAGAAAAAATTGGGTTAATTACGGGTGCTGTCAGTAAACAAGAGAGGCGTGACGCAACGACATCTTTTCCGCTTGTTCTCGCGACACCAACAGTAGACATCGGTTACAACTTCAAAAAAATGGACAAATCACGGCAAAACATTGATTTTGTCTGTTTTGATGCTCTTTATGGAGCGGAATTCACACAGCGGATTGGACGGGCAGGTAGATTGCTCGGTAAGGATGACACCACACACACCAGCATCGCGCATGCATTTGTACAAGGAAAACTTCGCGCACAATTACGGCAAGGGAAAACTTATGACCGCCGAGAATTTGCAACACTCGTTAAAGAGTCGCTCGGAGAGGATAACCAGTTTTACCACTATATTCAGTCCTATGCAGTGCTTGAAGCATTCTATCCGCTTTACGAACTTTACAGGCGAACACTTGAAGAACGGCAGGACAGAATTAAAGAACTCTTTGAGACAATCCAACAGGTTTTCGCACCTCAGAGCGACACAACATTTGACGAAATGTTCAAAAAAATTCAGTGGCATTTTACCTATGAAACTGTCATTAATGCTTTTAAAGACAATACCTACAATGATTATATCCGGCATCAATGGGAACGGGCTGCGTGGAGTTACTGTCGACACCAAGCATGGATGAAAGGGGAACTGGAAACCTTTGAACAGTTGCCGAAAGAAAAGGAGAAAATAATACTTGCGACACTTCTCAAAAACAACCGATCGGAAATTGTTGCGTACGCGGAGCAGAAATACACTCCTATTCAGTCGCTATTCAACTTTCGCGGTTCGGATATCGGCATCCGTTGCGGTATATATGATTTGAATCATCTATTCCAGAATACTGCGAAACATACTGAATATGACCTTTTTCACGTCCTTTCACATTGTAATTTTATCATTATTCCCAGAAAGGAAAAGTACCATGAACTCACAGGAGATTGGGGAAATTATTGTGAGTTTTTTGTAAGGGCTGACAGTCTGAAAACTCCACCAACCCGTGTTCAATTCAACTACGATGCCGGTGGGATTGATCGAGAGTCCTTTGAACGTCAACACTGTTGGGGCCCCACCGCATTAAAAGGCTTGCGATTGGAATCTGTTCCGCTTGAAATGCAGGATGCGCTGAAGAAAAAAGGGTACATTACATGCCTTTTATCGAAGAGAGAAAATCAGTACGCCCTCAACAACATACTGGAAACGAGAGGACAATTTTCCTACCCACTGAATGTAGCCTTTAATGATGGACAACAGGAGTATCAGTTAATTCTCGGATCCCAAGCGTTTCTAATCCATGCAGAGTTGCAAGGTAGATGGGAAGAGAAAGGGCAGACTACGTAA
- the cas7d gene encoding type I-D CRISPR-associated protein Cas7/Csc2, with protein MSILNNYTDFMVEKYENFPQSRYLTLIVLRKAESEMIFRTEGSGEGLSRDTVHAGLEARDLISRVTISKRKQTAIERRTGRELLRQHNLLFYAADSRGNRQEAEDNICALNRNKPCGICADCMIYGYAVGGGGAQKSRVITDDAFSVLPYQTVTAKRTFNALYDNNTMRDPVTGQASASIQEDEYVKPETLFVDMQTLKDLTSDEIHYVIANVLRSRRYGAISSRLGKMRNTLVGAIFSDCEIFSNLELTQCVYDRLGAEGRQFPLDENKVESVIADAVAALTGEVIGSVQPLTDSELTELIGEIQQTFASPDEVKGLLDNITALYRERET; from the coding sequence ATGAGTATTCTGAATAACTATACCGACTTTATGGTTGAAAAATACGAAAACTTTCCACAGAGCCGTTATCTGACGCTAATTGTCTTGCGGAAAGCGGAGTCAGAAATGATTTTCCGCACCGAGGGGTCCGGTGAGGGGTTGAGCCGAGATACAGTCCATGCCGGACTTGAGGCGCGTGATCTTATCTCTCGCGTGACAATTAGTAAACGTAAACAGACAGCTATTGAACGGCGGACAGGACGTGAACTCTTACGTCAGCATAACTTATTATTCTACGCTGCAGACTCAAGGGGGAATCGTCAGGAAGCTGAGGATAATATCTGTGCGTTAAATCGCAACAAACCGTGTGGTATTTGTGCCGACTGCATGATTTATGGTTATGCCGTCGGCGGTGGGGGCGCGCAAAAGTCTCGCGTCATTACAGACGATGCCTTCAGTGTTCTACCCTACCAAACCGTTACAGCAAAGCGGACGTTCAACGCACTCTACGATAACAACACAATGCGAGATCCGGTTACCGGACAGGCATCCGCAAGCATTCAGGAAGATGAGTACGTCAAGCCAGAAACACTGTTCGTTGACATGCAGACGCTCAAAGATTTGACATCGGACGAGATCCACTATGTAATAGCAAACGTGTTGCGGAGTCGCCGTTACGGTGCTATCTCCTCACGGCTTGGTAAGATGCGGAATACACTTGTCGGGGCCATCTTTAGCGATTGTGAGATCTTCAGCAATTTGGAACTAACGCAGTGTGTTTATGACCGTCTCGGAGCAGAAGGTAGACAGTTCCCACTTGACGAAAATAAGGTTGAGTCGGTAATTGCCGATGCGGTCGCAGCGTTAACGGGTGAAGTTATCGGCAGTGTGCAGCCACTCACCGACTCGGAGTTAACTGAGTTAATTGGTGAAATTCAGCAAACATTCGCATCGCCGGATGAAGTGAAAGGGTTGTTAGATAACATTACGGCACTCTATCGCGAGCGTGAAACATAA